DNA sequence from the Paenibacillus azoreducens genome:
AGCACATGCTGTCCGCCAACCATTTGGATGAAACCGGCAATCATCATGATAGAAACGACCACTAGCGTTAAACGCAGCGGCAGTTGAACTTTGATTTTGGGCAGCTTGCAGATCAAGTAGATCAGCGCCGCAATCAGAACGATGACCGCAACCACCGCAATCGGCGATATCATCCCTTTGGTGATTTTACTCATTTCTTTGGCATTTTTAATCTGCATCAAATCCCAAGGAAAAAGCGGTTCTCCGGTTGTCCCCAGTTTTTTGTAGTTGGCTAACGCCAGAATCGAACAAACCAAAAACGCAATCAGCGCGCCCGAATACATATTCGGAATAACCGCCGCAAATACGAGCAAAATAAAAAAGAAAAACAAACTACCGGAAATATATAGCCAGCAATATTGCGAGATCCAGGCAAAAACGCTGCCGAAATCCATATTCAGCGAAGCTGCCTGCATGATGAAATTCAACACAAAGCCGCCGAGGAGGAATGAGAGCAGCGCTGCTCCCAGCCGCTTCGATGGCTTGAAATACTGAAACACAAATATCCTCTCCCATCTTTTCTAGGCGAATAGTATACGACAGTAATCTTAAAAATAGATTAAAATCTTCGAAGTTACCATATCTATTTATAATAACATGTGAAATCCTTTAATTCCGGGATATAACAAAAATAACCACAAAGCAAAGTGGAGTCCATACTTTTTGATATTTGCTTCCAGCCACTTTGCGGGAACCCCAAAAAACTCATAAATTCTAAAATCACAAAAAAAAAGGATGCGCCTTCAGTTCCGCTGAGGCCGTCATCCTAATGTCCAGAAGTGTATATTTGCTAACTATAATTCTATGATTTGCCAACCTAAATTGATAAGCCAAACCCTATTTCCGCTTCATACTGCGGATTAGTCTCTTGGTTTCGGCATCGACTCGCAAAGATTCCGTTATTTTTTGCAGCGCCTTATTATACGTAAAATCATCGACAGAGCTATGCTGCAAATAGGCCATGGTCGGAATAGGTTGTTTTACGTAGCAGATCGATAACGCCCAGGCTACAGCCATTCTGACATAATAGGCATCATGCCGGATGTTGTCCAGAATATGCAGCACACGTTCAATATAGGTTTCATTCGCATAATAATCAAGCAGCATGACTACGCCAAACCGGATTTCATATTCCTTGTCGGATTGCAAATAGGGCTGCAGAAATTCCCACACCAGCTCCTGATGGGTTTTGGCGAATTTCAAACCTGTGCAAAAACTGTCGCATACGGACCAGTTATCAATCTTCGGAATAAATGCAGCCACCAACCCTAGCTTCTCATTCACGTCTGCTTTAATATATTCAATCAACATGCCTTGGAGCATGATTTCTTCAAAATAATCACATTCCGCCTGCTCTAGATAAGCGCGCCAGTCTTCTTTGGCGATTCTCTTGGCCAATTTCCGAAGCTCCGGGATCCGTACGCCGAGCAGATTGGTAACCCCCGGGATCAATGACGCCGAGAATTTCTGATAATCTTCTTCTGCAAGCTCCAGCAATTCCTCCCGAATGGTTGTCGTCACTTTATAAACTCCTTCCTAATATCTGCTGCAAATCAGCAATAAACATTCTTATTCAAACGATATTTTCCATAGATAGATGGATGCGACGGAACCGTAGGGAGAATAGCGTTCCCTGTACCCGTCAAACTCTTTTTTCGTCATGCTGTCCAGTCCATACAGTTTCATCATTCCCCGACGGATCGCAACATCTCCAAAGCTCACCACATCCGGCCGTTCCAGGGCATGGAGCAGCAGCATTTCGGCGGTCCATTGGCCAATGCCGTCCAGCGCGGTCAACCTGCGGATAACTTCCTGATCAGGCAGATGATGAAGCTCACTCAAATCTAGTTCCCCGGAAGAGATTTTGGCGGCGATCCGGTGAATACATTCGGCTTTTTTCCGGGTCAATCCGCAGGCTTGAATTTGCTCCGGGAAATGTCCGGCAATTGTAACGGGATCCATGCTTTTAAAATGGTGTTGCATCCGCTGCCAAATCGATTCTGCGGTTTTGACCGAAATCAGCTGGCCGACAACCGCATAAATCAATGCATGGAACAGGTCCGGCATCGTTTCGCGCTCCACCTTCCCTAACCTTGAAATGGCATCGCCAAGGACAGGGTCCGCTTGTTTCAGCGCATCCGTTTCTGTCTTGCCATACTTAAAAAACGAGGTTTCGATGAGCGGCATTTCCCCTGCTCCGCCTTTCTTCCTTGATTAATCTGAACGTAAAATGTTAAGGTTCAAAACCTTTTTGGCTGATATACACGTCACTTTCCGCAAAAACCCGGATAAATCGTTCATAAACCATGCGGTATGCCTCCCGGCTGTACCACTCCTCAAGGCCGAGTTCCTGATAAATCCGCTCAACCCCTAAACTTCGCGTGCGTTTGCCTCCGCTGCCATCCCCCATAAAATAATCGTCAATGCAGATGCGGTTAACCAGCGGACGCAGCTTAACCGGGAACTCTTCCGAGCTTGGAAGTACCGGGGCAATCGTGGCTTGAGCCGGTATGCCGGCTTCCTTCAGCTGTTTTAAAGTCCGAAGCCTGGCTTCAATCGGAGGCGTTCCTGGCGTAAAACGCAGGCGAATGTCCTCACGGTCCGTTTCCACCGTCATGCTGACTCTCACCCGCTCCCCCAACCGGAGCAGCAGATCGATATCCCTTTTTAAAAGGGGACTTCTTGTTTGGACGAGCAGAAAATCCGGCGGATCTTCCGTCATGACTTCAAGAAGAGAACGGGTGACGCAGGCTTTGGCTTCTTCCGGTTGGTACGGGTCCGTACTGGAAGACATGAAAATCGTCACAGGACCTTTGCTCTTGGCTTTGCGAAGTTCCTTGCGAAACACATCGGCCGCGCCTTGTTTTATATCCACCCAAGTACCCCAAGGTTTGCCGCGAAAGGTTGACACCGGCATCTGCCGCACATAGCAATAAGAGCAGCCAAATGAGCAGCCTGCATAGGGATTTAGCGAATGCGTGTATCCGGACAGAAAACCTGTACCTTTATTCAGCATCGATTTGGGTGTTTTGTATTCAGGCGTATAGACCATGCAGCCCCTCCTCTTTTGATCTTGAACGATCATAACTCCTAGCTCAGTTTGCATCATGAAAAATGATGCCCAAACTGTATCTTGTGCCCGCCGTAACGGTTCCTACCCCATGGCGCAGCGTAGTCCGGTAATATCCCCTCATGCCTTGAACAGGCCGGAAGCTTGTCGGAAAAATAACGCCGCCGCCTCGCTCCGGCCGGATTACATGTCCACGGCTTTGTGCGCGCGGGCGCTGTTCTACCAGCAAAAACTCGCCGCCTTCGTAATCTGTTTCCTTCTGGTTTAATGTTAGGAGCACTTGAAACGGAAAAAACACCTCTCCATACAAATCCTGATGAAGACAATTATATCCGCCGGCTTCGTATTTCAGAATCAGCGGCGTTGAACGGTTCTGCCCTGCCTGATGGCATTTATCCAGAAACTCGGGCAGCGAGGCCGGATAAGAAGCTTCCTTGCCAAGCCGCTCCATCCAGCGGTTCGCAGCCGCGGCCAGCTGTGGATAAAAAGCCGCCCTGAGCTGCTGCAAAACCTCGGGAAGCGGGGAATGGAAATATTTGTACTCCCCGATTCCAAACCGGTACCTCTTCATGTCGATGGTTTTTCTATACAAATCGTCCGCATCATAAGACGCGATCAGAGCATCACATTCCTCCGTATCCAATATCGGTGGAAAAACGGCGAATCCCTGCTCATCCAAACTTCGTTGTACAGCAGACCAATCCATGCCAACGATTCGCTCAGGCAAACCTTTAGACATGGCGGCCAGCCTCTTGCGTCAAGGAAACTACCGCGTTTTTCTCCAACGCCAGCAGTCTTGTTTTCATGTCGAGCCCGCCGCGGAAGCCGGTTAAAGTCCCGTTTTTGCCAATGACGCGGTGACAAGGCACCGACATCAGGACCGGGTTGGCGCCGATGGCTGTACCAACCGCCCGAACCGCGGCAGGTTTGCCAATCAAATCCGCGATGTCGGAGTAAGTGCATGTTTCTCCGTATGGGATTTTACAAAGCGCTTCCCACACCGACTGTTGAAATGCCGTCCCCAGCAAATCGCATGGCATCGAAAAACGGACAAGCTTTCCGGCCAGAAAAGCCGCCAATTCCTCTTTGTAGGGCATTAACGCCTTATCATCCCTTAACAAGTTAAAGGCTTTAAAATGCTTGCGGACCCACTCTTCCATCTCTTCATACGGCTTGTTGGCCGAACCCACATAACAAAGTCCGTTTGCCGTCGCAGCTAGATGCAGGTTCCAGTCTTCAAATTCAAGCACGGACCAATAAATCGTTTGCTTCTGATCATGTTTCATCATAAAAAACCTCCATGGCTCAATCCTGATTTTACATTATTTGCCGCCTGTAATCGGACGGGGTATACCCGAAATTCTGTTTGAATAACGAGATGAAATAGGAGGTGTTAGGCAATCCGACCCGTTTTCCGATCGCGGCGATCGAAAGATCGGGTTGCTTCAGCAATGCCTTGGCGTGGTCCAACCGAATCCGCTGCAAATATTCAAGCGGCGTCATGCCCATGATTTTCTTGAAAGTCCGGTGCAAATGATATGGGCTTCCATGGCCGATTTCGGCAAGCAAATGAAGGCTTAACGGTTCGGCGAAGTTGTGGTCCATATACCGTGTAATCACTTCAATCCACTCATGGTCAGGCAGACGTTCTCCCGTTGGCTTGCAGCGTTTGCATGGGCGGAACCCTTCCCTGATCGCCCGTTCGGCGTTCATAAATATCCGTACATTCCCCCGGTTGGGGGGCTTGGATTTACAGGAAGGCCTGCAAAATATCCCGGTAGATTTCACCGCATAAAAAAATTTGAAGTCATAGGACTCGTCATTGCCGATGATCGCCTCCCACTTTTCCTCCGTCAGCGGTTCGCTCTCGTCTACATGCCTCATAGGATCACCTCTTCAAGCACAGTATACCCCTTTTATCGCCATGAAGAATGATTTTGGGAATAGAAAAGCAAGATTGTGGCATTGCGGTTTTTCATCGTAAAGCATGTACTAGCAAAATTCGACTTCCTCCGTCTTGACCGCCTTGGCAAATTGACGGAACAGTTCATTGTATTCCATGATGATTTGCGCGGCAGTGCGGCCTTCCTGTCCCCAAGTGCTGTGGGCATCTTCGGCGACGGTAATTTCGTATCCCAATTGATTGGCACGGCGGCTGGTCGTTTGAACACATACATCCGTTTGAATTCCGGCAATAACAAGTTTTTCGATTCCTTTTCCTGCCAGCACTTCCTGCAGGTTCGTTTCATGAAACGAATCCGGCACGAATTTCTGAATAACGGCGTCTTCCGGCGCCGGTGCGATGGACGGGTGGATCCCCCAGGCTGAGGTTCCGGTTTCCAAAGGCTCACCGGGTCCCTCGTTGTGCTGGACGTAAATCACGGGAACACCGCAGGATCTGGCGTTATGCAGCAGCGTCCGCAGCCTCTCCAGAAGAACCTCGCCTTCATATACCGGATCGCTTTCCGGAAACATGCCTGCCTGGACATCAATCACAAGTAATGCTTTGTTCTGCATGAAACAATCCTCCCTATTCATGATTTGTCGTCCCTTGGTGTACTATCTTTTTATCTATCAATTCTCATATTACCAAGAACATATGTTCCGTGTAAATATATTTTATACGCCCTCTCTTTTTCAAAAAAATGCATATTTGCTAAAGCCCCGGGAAAAGTTATCCTCGAGGTGTTTATATGGGTTTTATGCAGAAATTATCGCAGTTTTTGTTCACTCAGGATCATGCGACTGAAAGGGAAACGGTCAAAACAGAAATTAAAAACGAGAGACCTACGTTGGAGCATACGCTCGACCAGTTTCAAAATTGCTTTGACCTGGTGCAGCGCACCTACCCCGAGTGTCAAATACATATCGTATATCTGACTTTTTTGGCCGGTGCGGATCAAATCATGCGTGAAATCATCCTCCCTTTTTCGGATGCAGGCGAAGAGGAAGCCGCAAAGATTTTAAAGCGGTCGCAATACACTCTAGTTACCGATTCGAAAGAATGCATCAAGGGGATATTGGGAGGCAAAGCGGCGATCTTTTTCCAGGAGCAAACGTACCTGGTTGACATTTCAGAGCCTGTCGGCCGGACGATTTCGCAATCGGAGACGGAAAGCGTCATTTCCGGTCCCCATGATGGCTTTGTCGAAAATATATCCCAAAACATCGGCGTGCTTCGCAAAAAAATCAAAAGCTCCCATTTGAAAATCATCCGTTTCGAGGTCGGGGAAATCGCCAAAACCGAGGTCGTGTTAGCCTATATAGACCGGATCGCCAATCAGGGACTGGTGGACGAGCTCGCCAGGCGGATTGAAAATATCGAATTTGATGCCATTACGGACTCCAATATGCTCGTACAGTTGATTGAGGAAAATCCGAATTCGATCTTTCCCCAATTCATGACGACCGAACGGCCGGATTCGATTATTTCCAAGCTCATCGGCGGCAGAATCATAGGATTTGTGGACGGCAGCCCGGCCGCATTTTGTTGTCCGAACAATTTTTTCGATTTTTTCTCGTCTGCAGATGATTACTACCAGCGTTGGCTGCTGGGTTCGGCATTAAGAGTGCTTCGTTTTATCGGTTTTCTGATCACCATAGGCTTTACGGGATTCTACGTCTCAGTGACGACCTTTCATTACGAGATGATTCCGCATACAATGCTGCTTAACTTAACCGAATCCAGAGCCAAAGTCCCGTTTCCGCCGCTGCTGGAAGCGTTATTGATGGAAACGACCAGCGAACTGCTGCGAGAAGCGGGCGCAAGGCTCCCTACGAAAATCGGGCAAACGATCGGGATCGTAGGCGGCATCGTGATCGGTCAGGCCGCGGTGCAAGCAGGGTTCACAAGCAACATCCTGATTATCGCCGTCGCCACCTCGGCCATCGCGTCCTTCGTCATTCCGAGCTATATTATGAGCGCATCCATCCGGCTGATCCGTTTCGGACTTATCATTTTGGCGGGAGTTCTCGGGAATTTGGGGCTGATCATGGGGATCGGTCTCGTGATCATTCATCTGGCCGGCATAAGAAATCTGGGAACCTCCTATTTGACACCGCTAGCGCCGATGAATTTTTCCGATTTGCTGGATACCTTCATCAGGGGTCCGTTCTGGGGATTAAGAAAAAGGCCGTCCATCGTTAAGACCGAAAATCAGTCAACGAATAAAATGCGAAAATAGCGGTGAATCACATGAAAGAAAAATTAAATGTTTTCCACATCACCTTGCTCATTTACATCACGGAAATGAACATCACCTTGTTTAATCTGCCCCGGCTCGTAGCCGAAAATATCGGAACAAATGGATGGATCGGCTACTTGGGGCTGGCGGTTATAGCCACGTTCAATATTTTCTTGTATCAGATCGTTTATAAAATGGGCCGGGGCGCTTCCGCCTTTGAAATCATGGATAGCATGCTCCCGA
Encoded proteins:
- a CDS encoding DNA alkylation repair protein, coding for MTTTIREELLELAEEDYQKFSASLIPGVTNLLGVRIPELRKLAKRIAKEDWRAYLEQAECDYFEEIMLQGMLIEYIKADVNEKLGLVAAFIPKIDNWSVCDSFCTGLKFAKTHQELVWEFLQPYLQSDKEYEIRFGVVMLLDYYANETYIERVLHILDNIRHDAYYVRMAVAWALSICYVKQPIPTMAYLQHSSVDDFTYNKALQKITESLRVDAETKRLIRSMKRK
- a CDS encoding DNA-3-methyladenine glycosylase family protein, which codes for MPLIETSFFKYGKTETDALKQADPVLGDAISRLGKVERETMPDLFHALIYAVVGQLISVKTAESIWQRMQHHFKSMDPVTIAGHFPEQIQACGLTRKKAECIHRIAAKISSGELDLSELHHLPDQEVIRRLTALDGIGQWTAEMLLLHALERPDVVSFGDVAIRRGMMKLYGLDSMTKKEFDGYRERYSPYGSVASIYLWKISFE
- a CDS encoding SPL family radical SAM protein; amino-acid sequence: MVYTPEYKTPKSMLNKGTGFLSGYTHSLNPYAGCSFGCSYCYVRQMPVSTFRGKPWGTWVDIKQGAADVFRKELRKAKSKGPVTIFMSSSTDPYQPEEAKACVTRSLLEVMTEDPPDFLLVQTRSPLLKRDIDLLLRLGERVRVSMTVETDREDIRLRFTPGTPPIEARLRTLKQLKEAGIPAQATIAPVLPSSEEFPVKLRPLVNRICIDDYFMGDGSGGKRTRSLGVERIYQELGLEEWYSREAYRMVYERFIRVFAESDVYISQKGFEP
- a CDS encoding 2OG-Fe(II) oxygenase, yielding MSKGLPERIVGMDWSAVQRSLDEQGFAVFPPILDTEECDALIASYDADDLYRKTIDMKRYRFGIGEYKYFHSPLPEVLQQLRAAFYPQLAAAANRWMERLGKEASYPASLPEFLDKCHQAGQNRSTPLILKYEAGGYNCLHQDLYGEVFFPFQVLLTLNQKETDYEGGEFLLVEQRPRAQSRGHVIRPERGGGVIFPTSFRPVQGMRGYYRTTLRHGVGTVTAGTRYSLGIIFHDAN
- a CDS encoding methylated-DNA--[protein]-cysteine S-methyltransferase, translating into MKHDQKQTIYWSVLEFEDWNLHLAATANGLCYVGSANKPYEEMEEWVRKHFKAFNLLRDDKALMPYKEELAAFLAGKLVRFSMPCDLLGTAFQQSVWEALCKIPYGETCTYSDIADLIGKPAAVRAVGTAIGANPVLMSVPCHRVIGKNGTLTGFRGGLDMKTRLLALEKNAVVSLTQEAGRHV
- a CDS encoding bifunctional transcriptional activator/DNA repair enzyme AdaA, whose product is MRHVDESEPLTEEKWEAIIGNDESYDFKFFYAVKSTGIFCRPSCKSKPPNRGNVRIFMNAERAIREGFRPCKRCKPTGERLPDHEWIEVITRYMDHNFAEPLSLHLLAEIGHGSPYHLHRTFKKIMGMTPLEYLQRIRLDHAKALLKQPDLSIAAIGKRVGLPNTSYFISLFKQNFGYTPSDYRRQIM
- a CDS encoding cysteine hydrolase family protein; the protein is MQNKALLVIDVQAGMFPESDPVYEGEVLLERLRTLLHNARSCGVPVIYVQHNEGPGEPLETGTSAWGIHPSIAPAPEDAVIQKFVPDSFHETNLQEVLAGKGIEKLVIAGIQTDVCVQTTSRRANQLGYEITVAEDAHSTWGQEGRTAAQIIMEYNELFRQFAKAVKTEEVEFC
- a CDS encoding spore germination protein — translated: MQKLSQFLFTQDHATERETVKTEIKNERPTLEHTLDQFQNCFDLVQRTYPECQIHIVYLTFLAGADQIMREIILPFSDAGEEEAAKILKRSQYTLVTDSKECIKGILGGKAAIFFQEQTYLVDISEPVGRTISQSETESVISGPHDGFVENISQNIGVLRKKIKSSHLKIIRFEVGEIAKTEVVLAYIDRIANQGLVDELARRIENIEFDAITDSNMLVQLIEENPNSIFPQFMTTERPDSIISKLIGGRIIGFVDGSPAAFCCPNNFFDFFSSADDYYQRWLLGSALRVLRFIGFLITIGFTGFYVSVTTFHYEMIPHTMLLNLTESRAKVPFPPLLEALLMETTSELLREAGARLPTKIGQTIGIVGGIVIGQAAVQAGFTSNILIIAVATSAIASFVIPSYIMSASIRLIRFGLIILAGVLGNLGLIMGIGLVIIHLAGIRNLGTSYLTPLAPMNFSDLLDTFIRGPFWGLRKRPSIVKTENQSTNKMRK